The Candidatus Limnocylindria bacterium genomic interval CTCCGGCTTCTGTATTTCGCGCATGTGCTCCGCGAGCTCGCCGCTGTCGCGCGCGACGAGCCCGGCGCCGTGATAGACCTCGAAGCCGCGCGCCTCGGAGAAGATGCAGGGCAGACCGGCCCAGATCGCCTGCGCCGCGACGGCACTCTGGAAGACGTCCTCGTAGTAGAGGACGACGCAGTCCGCGGCCGCGACGTACTGGCCCATCGTCTCGTAGTCGGTGTTGACGACCACGTTCGTGAAGCCGCGCTCCTTCACGTAGTCCAGCACCTCGTCGAAGTACTCGGGCTCGTTACCGGAGCGCGTGCCCGAGAGCACGACGACGCTGTCGCGCGGCGCGGCCGCGATCACCTGCGTGAAACGCTTGCGCTTGAAGAAGAAGCCTGGCGACACGAAGACGAACTTGTCGACGGGAAGGCCGAGGCGCCCGCGCAGCGCGCGCTTCTCCGCGTCATCGTTCGGCAGTGTCGTGTCCTCGAGCGGGACCAGCACGAGCGGGAAGCGCTCGAGCTTGAGCGCATCGTCGCTCAGAAGCGTGACCCAGCGCTGCGATCGTTCGGAATGCGTCGCGAGGTGCTTCGGGATCGCGCCCATTAACGCGAGGACCGCCCGATACCGAAGGAACCAGTTCGCGATGCGCAGCGTCACCCATCCCGCGCGGATGAACTCGAGCACCTTGCCGTACCGAGGCCGGTAATGGAGCGCGCTCGAGATCAGCCGGAAGTGGTGGAACTTCTCGGGCTCGATCTCGTGCATGGAGAGCACGACCGGGATCTTCCGTCGCCAGAACGAGACCAGCGCCCGAACGAATGGCACGTCCGAGAAGATGCCGTGCTCGTGCTCGACGATCACGGCCTCGGTGTCGCTCGTGATGTGGCGGACCTTCGCGGCGAGGTCGCGCTTGTCGAGGTGCTTCACGCCCACGAACGTCACCTCATGCCCGGCGCTCCGGAGGCCTTCGGTCAGCGAGAGCGCGTAGTGGTGGATGCCGCAGCGCTGGTCGCTCGAGAGCACGACCACCTTCCGCGTGCGGCGCTCGGGCAGGTCCCAGCCCGCGAGCGCAAGCGCGTCGCGCAGCCGCTCGGCCACGCGCTCTGGTGTGAACTCCGCGAGGCGCGTGCGTCCCCTGACGACGAGGTCGCGGCGCAGCTCGCGGTCGCCGACGACGCGCTCGAGCGCCGCAGCGACGACGTCGGGTGTCTTGTCCTGCAACAACACGCCGGCGTCCCCGAGCGTGTCGGGGATCGCGCCGGCCGAGTGCGCGACGATCGGCAGGTCGCTGCGCATCGCCTCGAGGAGCGGAACGCAGAAGCCCTCGTGCTCCGAGAGCGTGAGGAGTGCGGTCGCGCCGCGGTAATACGCGACGAGCGACTCGATCGGGACACTGCCGGTGAACGTGACCGCGTCTTTGAGTCCGAGGCGAGCGACATCGGCGCGCAGGCGCTCGATGTACTGCTCAGACATGGCGGTCGATCCGACGAGATACAGGCGCGCGCCGCGGTCGCGCTCGCGGTAGCGCGCGAACGCCGCGACGACGTCGTGGATGCCCTTGTGCGGGAGGAGCTGCCCGACGGTCACGATCGACGTGCGCTCCTCGGCGAGCGTGCGCATCACCGCGGGGTCGGCTTCGACGTCGAACGCGGACCAGTCGACGATGATCGGCACGACCGCGGTGCGCGCGTAGCCAAGCTCCTCGAGCTCGCGTCGATTGAACTCGCTGTCGGCGATGCCAAGCTCGGCCTGCGCCGCGAGATCCTTGAGCTGGCGGCGTCCGATCTCGGAGTACTTCTCGGCGTTCGGGTTGAAGCCGCTGAAATACCGCGCCGGCGTGATGTTGTGATAGACGACGGCTTTCCGACCCGGCAGCTTGGCGACCTCGTCGATCGCGTCGTTCCCCATCGACACGTGGATCAACGTCAATCCGGCGGTGGCCCGTTTCGGGCGCAGGTCGCGCCACGAGCGCGCGAACGCGCGCACCTCGGGCTTCGCTTCGTCCACGAAGATCTCCGACTGGGCACCGCGCGACCAGAACAGCCGCTGAAGCTCGAACGCGTCGTTGCCGATCGCGTCGCCGTAGGCGAGCGTCGGCACGAACTGGTCGGCGAGGCGGAGCCGCTCGCTCACGCCGCGATTGTCGCCTGTTTGAGGCAGGTCGGGCTCGCGCTACTCTGTCGCCGGGATTCGGGGGAGGGCGGTCGATTTGGCGCGCATGTCCGGCTGGACACGCCCGGCGATCATCGCCGTAGCGCTCTTTGCGTTGACGCTCGCGACGCGCGCGCCGTTCGGCTCGACGCAGCTGTGGGCGTGGGACTCCGTGCTCTACGCGCGGGCGCTCGAGAACGGTTTCCATGTCGACTACGTGACGGCAAGCCAGCGCCCCCACCCGCCCGGCTACATCTTCTACGTCGCGACCACGTCCGTCGCCCGTCAGTTCACGAGCGACAGCAACAGCGCCCTCGTGCTCGTCTCGATGGTCGCGACAGCGCTCGCTGCCAGCGCCCTGTTCCTGTTCGCCCGTCGGTTCGCATCGGAACGATCCTCGGTACTGATCGCGCTGGGCTTCGCGCTCAATCCCCTGGTCTGGCTCTACGGCGAAGTCGCCTACCCCTACGCGCTGCTTGGCCTCCTCTCGATCGTGCTCGCCGCGTGGTTCGCCTACGCCCGCGGACGCGGCACAGCCGCGGCGCTGATCGCGAGCGCTGCCTTCGGCGCGATCGCCGGATTCCGCCAAGACCTCCTCCTGATCTTCCCTGCAGCCTGGTCCTGGTCGGTGTCGCCGCTCGACTGGCGCGGTCGCGCGGCCGCCGCCGGAGCGTTAGCGCTGGGGTGCCTCACCTGGCTGGTCCCGACCGCCGCGCTCTCCGACGGGTTGCCGGCATACATCGACGCCGTCGCCCGGCAGACCGACTTCGTCCGGGCGACGCACTCGGTGCTGTCACAGGGACTGCCCGCGCTCGGGACCAACATCTCGACGACGCTGTACGCGCTCGTATGGGGCTTGGGCCTGTTCGCGCTCCCCGTCAGCGCGCTCGCTCTCGTGAACACGTACCGCGCGATCGAGGAGCGCCGAACG includes:
- a CDS encoding glycosyltransferase; the protein is MSERLRLADQFVPTLAYGDAIGNDAFELQRLFWSRGAQSEIFVDEAKPEVRAFARSWRDLRPKRATAGLTLIHVSMGNDAIDEVAKLPGRKAVVYHNITPARYFSGFNPNAEKYSEIGRRQLKDLAAQAELGIADSEFNRRELEELGYARTAVVPIIVDWSAFDVEADPAVMRTLAEERTSIVTVGQLLPHKGIHDVVAAFARYRERDRGARLYLVGSTAMSEQYIERLRADVARLGLKDAVTFTGSVPIESLVAYYRGATALLTLSEHEGFCVPLLEAMRSDLPIVAHSAGAIPDTLGDAGVLLQDKTPDVVAAALERVVGDRELRRDLVVRGRTRLAEFTPERVAERLRDALALAGWDLPERRTRKVVVLSSDQRCGIHHYALSLTEGLRSAGHEVTFVGVKHLDKRDLAAKVRHITSDTEAVIVEHEHGIFSDVPFVRALVSFWRRKIPVVLSMHEIEPEKFHHFRLISSALHYRPRYGKVLEFIRAGWVTLRIANWFLRYRAVLALMGAIPKHLATHSERSQRWVTLLSDDALKLERFPLVLVPLEDTTLPNDDAEKRALRGRLGLPVDKFVFVSPGFFFKRKRFTQVIAAAPRDSVVVLSGTRSGNEPEYFDEVLDYVKERGFTNVVVNTDYETMGQYVAAADCVVLYYEDVFQSAVAAQAIWAGLPCIFSEARGFEVYHGAGLVARDSGELAEHMREIQKPE